One genomic segment of Gemmatimonadota bacterium includes these proteins:
- a CDS encoding SAM-dependent chlorinase/fluorinase, with translation MSVITLLTDFGQRDAFVGTMKGVILGISPEARIVDLSHEITPQQIAEGAFVLRTAYAYFPEGTVHVAVVDPGVGGARRALIVETPGYRFVGPDNGLFAHVYAKETDLRVVSVTESRFMLPEISNTFHGRDVFAPVAAHLALGAPVSEFGPEIADYETGTVTEPAAHEGGITGRVLHIDRYGNIITDIGDSLFLEKTRDKRFRIRLADLALDRVSPSYDEAATGASLAILDSAGLLEIAVNGGNAAETLGVSTGDRVDVEVE, from the coding sequence ATGTCCGTGATCACGCTGCTAACCGATTTCGGCCAACGCGACGCCTTCGTGGGCACCATGAAGGGGGTCATCCTGGGAATCTCCCCGGAGGCCCGGATCGTGGACCTGTCCCATGAGATTACGCCCCAGCAGATCGCAGAAGGCGCTTTCGTCCTGCGCACCGCTTATGCCTACTTCCCGGAGGGGACGGTGCACGTGGCCGTCGTCGATCCGGGCGTAGGCGGAGCGCGGCGGGCCCTGATCGTGGAAACGCCCGGTTACCGGTTCGTGGGACCGGACAACGGCCTTTTCGCCCACGTGTACGCGAAGGAGACGGATCTCCGGGTCGTTTCAGTGACCGAGTCCCGTTTCATGCTGCCGGAAATCAGCAACACGTTCCATGGCCGGGACGTCTTCGCGCCCGTGGCCGCCCATCTCGCCCTCGGCGCGCCCGTTTCGGAATTCGGTCCCGAGATCGCCGACTACGAAACCGGGACAGTTACCGAACCTGCGGCCCATGAGGGCGGGATCACCGGTCGCGTATTGCATATCGACCGATATGGCAATATAATAACGGATATCGGCGATTCCCTCTTCTTGGAGAAGACCCGGGATAAGCGGTTCCGGATCCGGCTGGCCGACCTGGCGCTGGACCGCGTCAGCCCATCCTACGACGAAGCCGCCACCGGCGCGTCCCTGGCGATTCTGGACAGCGCGGGACTGCTCGAGATCGCCGTCAACGGCGGCAACGCGGCCGAGACGCTGGGCGTGTCGACCGGAGACCGCGTGGACGTGGAAGTGGAGTAA